The following are encoded together in the Vidua macroura isolate BioBank_ID:100142 chromosome 6, ASM2450914v1, whole genome shotgun sequence genome:
- the FKBP3 gene encoding peptidyl-prolyl cis-trans isomerase FKBP3, translating to MAAAAGPAQPWSAEELRSEALAKKEIIKFLQEHAAQAFLAEHKLLGQVKNVAKTANKEQLIAAYTQLFHTQRFKGTDGAEKAAEKAKPAKAEEAKGKAAKAEEAVEEGPPKYTKSILKKGDKTNFPKKGDTVHCWYTGKLQDGTVFDTNIQSSSKKKKAAKPLSFKVGVGKVIRGWDEALLTMSKGEKAQLEIEPEWAYGKKGQPDAKIPPNAKLFFEVELVDIE from the exons atggcggcggccgcgggcccGGCGCAGCCCTGGAGCGCCGAGGAGCTGCGGAGCGAGGCGCTGGCCAAGAAGGAGATCATCAAATTCCTGCAGGAGCACGCGGCGCAGGCG TTCCTGGCGGAGCACAagctgctggggcaggtgaAGAACGTGGCGAAGACGGCGAACAAGGAGCAGCTGATCGCGGCTTACACGCAGCTCTTCCACACGCAG CGCTTCAAGGGCACGGACGGCGCCGAGAAGGCGGCGGAGAAGGCGAAGCCGGCCAAGGCGGAGGAGGCCAAGGGGAAGGCGGCGAAGGCTGAGGAGGCTGTGGAGGAG GGGCCACCAAAGTACACCAAATCCATTTTAAAGAAGGGCGATAAAACCAACTTCCCAAAGAAGGGAGACACTGTCCACTGCTGGTACACAGGAAAGCTGCAGGATGGGACAGTCTTCGATACCAATATTCAATCAA gttcaaagaagaaaaaagcagccaAGCCCTTGAGTTTCAAAGTTGGCGTAGGAAAAGTGATCCGAGGT TGGGATGAGGCCCTGCTGACCATGAGCAAAGGAGAGAAGGCCCAGCTGGAGATCGAGCCCGAGTGGGCCTATGGCAAGAAGGGGCAGCCCGATGCCAA GATCCCACCAAACGCAAAACTCTTCTTTGAAGTGGAGCTGGTGGATATTGAATGA
- the LOC128808419 gene encoding heme-binding protein 2-like has protein sequence METGGCRMGGAGPGGPAAITLEELDGLAEESPDSAYHSHGSSLEEEAAERMDDEEQERLLSYWQSVGRGHQVDVPRDMAEPIQQLTRNNNPQERQSIPFTLIQRKEKLGDLLYEKRQYGKAKWACIKMKEKQYEQSICLGFMKLMRYICEQNSSGLYLGITVPIVTIVHTNEAQSAMTQAVTVAYYLPEVLQDEPPHPFDSDIIIEEWPATIVYSRSFRGITNEDSIMREISLLAAILESPELCLRDTFIIAGYTNPAAANRHNEIWFLQRP, from the exons ATGGAGACGGGCGGGTGCCGCATgggcggcgcggggcccggcggcccgGCCGCGATCACGCTGGAGGAGCTGGACGGGCTGGCCGAGGAGAGCCCCGACTCGGCGTACCACAGCCACGgcagcagcctggaggaggaggcggcCGAGCGCATGGACGACGAGGAGCAGGAGCGGCTGCTGAGCTACTGGCAGAGCGTGGGCCGGGGGCACCAGGTGGACGTGCCCCGAG ACATGGCAGAGCCCATCCAGCAGCTGACCAGGAATAACAACCcccaggagaggcagagcaTCCCCTTCACCCTGATCCAGCGCAAGGAGAAG CTGGGAGATCTGCTCTATGAGAAGAGGCAGTATGGGAAAGCCAAGTGGGCTTGTatcaaaatgaaagagaagcagtACGAGCAGAGCATCTGCCTTGGCTTCATGAAGCTCATGAGGTACATCTGTGAGCAGAACTCCTCAG GGCTGTACCTGGGGATCACCGTGCCCATCGTGACCATCGTGCACACCAACGAGGCGCAGTCGGCGATGACACAGGCGGTGACAGTGGCCTATTACCTGCCCGAGGTGCTGCAGGACGAGCCCCCGCACCCCTTCGACTCCGACATCATCATCGAGGAGTGGCCTGCCACCATTGTCTACAGCAG GAGCTTCCGAGGGATCACCAACGAAGACTCCATCATGAGAGAGATCAGCCTGCTGGCAGCCATCCTGGAGAGCCCCGAGCTGTGCCTGCGGGACACGTTCATCATCGCCGGCTACACCAACCCGGCGGCCGCCAACCGCCACAACGAGATCTGGTTCCTGCAGCGGCCCTga